A region of [Bacteroides] pectinophilus DNA encodes the following proteins:
- a CDS encoding MATE family efflux transporter — MADYKDKKKIDITQGSLWKNIIIFSIPLMCSQVLEILFNMTDVAVVGRFASYEALGSVGSTTLLVTLFTGLLIGMGSGINVRAAQQLGAGDDKKTARTVHTSLLLCIIIGVILSAICVGFARTMLTMLNTKEELIDGAVLYFRIYGLGMPALAVFNFGNGVLSAKGETNRPLIYLSCGGVVNIILNLVFVIGCGMAAEGVAIASIIAQYISAGLTVKHMFGRNDSCRLRMDELKIDPVLAKAVLVLGLPAGLQNSIFALANLFIQTGVNSFDAVMVSGNSAAANADALMFNVMAAIYTGCATFMGQNLGAGRHERVLKSYFISLFYSALVGLIGGGLLIIFGRQFLSVFTTETAVVDAGLQRLHVMGFSFFISAFMDCTIAACRGIGKSIVPTFIVIMGSCIFRIIWVYTIFAYFHTVPSLYLVYSCSWTITAIAEIAYFTVSYRKLMHAQRAA, encoded by the coding sequence ATGGCAGATTATAAAGATAAGAAAAAAATAGATATTACACAAGGCTCTTTGTGGAAGAATATAATTATATTCAGCATTCCGCTGATGTGTTCACAGGTACTCGAGATACTTTTCAATATGACTGATGTGGCTGTTGTCGGAAGATTTGCAAGCTATGAGGCACTTGGTTCGGTAGGCTCGACAACACTGCTGGTTACATTATTTACCGGACTTCTTATAGGTATGGGAAGCGGAATTAATGTAAGAGCTGCACAGCAGCTTGGTGCGGGAGATGATAAGAAAACAGCCCGCACGGTTCATACATCGCTGCTGCTGTGTATAATAATAGGAGTTATATTAAGTGCTATATGTGTCGGATTTGCGAGAACGATGCTTACGATGCTCAATACCAAGGAGGAACTCATAGACGGAGCAGTTCTGTATTTCAGAATATACGGGCTTGGAATGCCGGCTCTTGCAGTATTCAACTTCGGTAATGGTGTGCTCAGTGCAAAAGGTGAGACCAACAGACCTCTTATTTACCTGTCCTGTGGCGGTGTGGTTAATATCATTCTTAATCTTGTATTTGTAATAGGATGCGGAATGGCTGCTGAGGGTGTTGCAATAGCAAGTATTATTGCGCAGTACATATCAGCGGGCCTTACTGTTAAGCATATGTTTGGAAGAAATGACAGCTGCCGCCTTCGCATGGACGAGCTTAAGATAGACCCTGTGCTTGCAAAGGCAGTTCTGGTGCTGGGACTTCCGGCAGGACTTCAGAATTCAATATTTGCACTTGCCAATCTGTTTATACAGACCGGTGTCAATTCATTCGATGCGGTTATGGTGTCCGGTAATTCAGCGGCTGCCAATGCGGATGCGCTTATGTTCAATGTAATGGCTGCAATCTACACAGGATGCGCGACATTCATGGGACAGAATCTCGGTGCAGGCAGACATGAACGTGTGCTAAAGAGTTATTTTATAAGCCTGTTCTATTCGGCACTTGTAGGTCTTATTGGCGGAGGACTTCTTATTATATTCGGACGTCAGTTCCTGTCGGTATTTACAACAGAGACTGCAGTAGTTGACGCAGGACTGCAGAGACTTCATGTTATGGGATTTTCATTTTTCATAAGTGCATTCATGGACTGTACAATAGCAGCGTGCCGTGGAATAGGCAAAAGTATTGTTCCTACATTTATAGTGATAATGGGTTCGTGCATATTCCGTATCATCTGGGTGTACACGATATTTGCATATTTCCACACGGTTCCTTCACTTTATCTTGTATACAGCTGTTCCTGGACTATAACTGCAATAGCGGAGATAGCATACTTTACAGTAAGCTACAGAAAGCTTATGCACGCACAGAGAGCTGCATAG
- a CDS encoding ABC-F family ATP-binding cassette domain-containing protein, with translation MILSCNDICKAFGTDEILKHVSFHIEDREKAAIVGINGAGKSTLMKIIAGDSTPDTGQVILAHGATMGYLAQHQNLDTDNTIFDELLSIKADILNMESTMRRLEADMKNVEGAELEDMLERYSRLTHSFEQMNGYAYKSEITGVLKGLGFTEEDFTKKVNTLSGGQKTRVALGRLLLTKPDIILLDEPTNHLDLESIKWLETFLLNYPGSVLIVAHDRYFLDRIVTKIVELDNGVCTVYQGNYTQYSEKRAIVRNMKLKEYLNQQREIKHQEAVITKLKQFNREKSIKRAESREKALDKIELVEKPTEVNDKMHIMLEPKIESGNDVLTVTGLTKGFDGRTLFHDVNFDIKRGEHVALIGSNGTGKTTILKIINGIFGPDSGEFRLGSKVTIGYYDQEHHVLDPDKTLFDEIATAYPDLNNTKIRNTLAAFLFTNDDVFKRIRDLSGGEKARVSLAKLMLSEANFLILDEPTNHLDMVSKEILENAINSYTGTVFYVSHDRYFINTTATRILELTHSTILNYIGNYDYYEEKHDAVMAQYLALNPQTAASSGTASVSGAASAGSREEWKAAKQDQSARRKREREIEKLEASIEEYEARIASIDEESADPEVCTNTSRLIELHNERTKLDDELAQMYEKWENLSSE, from the coding sequence ATGATTTTATCATGTAATGATATATGTAAGGCATTCGGCACGGACGAGATTCTTAAGCATGTTTCCTTTCACATTGAAGACCGTGAAAAGGCTGCCATAGTCGGAATAAACGGTGCCGGCAAGTCTACATTAATGAAGATAATTGCCGGGGACAGCACGCCTGACACAGGACAGGTCATACTTGCCCACGGCGCTACAATGGGATATCTCGCGCAGCATCAGAACCTTGATACTGACAATACCATTTTTGATGAGCTCTTAAGCATCAAGGCTGACATACTTAATATGGAAAGCACTATGCGCCGGCTTGAGGCGGACATGAAGAATGTAGAGGGTGCTGAGCTTGAGGATATGCTTGAACGTTATTCAAGACTTACACATTCCTTTGAGCAGATGAACGGTTACGCCTACAAGAGCGAGATTACCGGTGTTCTTAAGGGACTTGGCTTTACAGAGGAAGATTTTACTAAGAAGGTTAATACCCTCTCCGGCGGACAGAAGACAAGAGTTGCGCTCGGACGCCTGCTGCTTACAAAGCCTGACATTATCCTGCTTGATGAGCCTACCAACCATCTTGACCTCGAATCCATCAAGTGGCTTGAGACTTTTCTTCTCAATTATCCGGGAAGCGTGCTCATCGTTGCGCATGACAGATATTTTCTTGACCGTATCGTTACTAAGATTGTTGAACTCGATAACGGCGTATGTACCGTGTATCAGGGCAATTACACACAGTATTCCGAGAAGCGTGCAATCGTGCGCAATATGAAGCTTAAGGAATATCTTAACCAGCAGCGTGAGATTAAGCATCAGGAAGCCGTAATAACCAAGCTTAAGCAGTTCAACCGTGAAAAGTCCATTAAGCGCGCCGAGAGCCGTGAAAAGGCTCTTGATAAGATTGAGCTTGTTGAGAAGCCTACAGAAGTCAATGACAAAATGCACATAATGCTTGAGCCTAAGATTGAGAGCGGCAATGATGTTCTTACCGTAACAGGGCTTACCAAAGGCTTTGACGGCAGAACTCTTTTCCATGATGTCAATTTTGACATAAAGCGCGGCGAACATGTTGCACTTATCGGAAGCAACGGAACCGGCAAGACAACAATACTTAAGATTATCAACGGAATATTCGGTCCTGACAGCGGTGAATTCAGGCTTGGCTCTAAGGTCACAATAGGCTACTATGACCAGGAGCATCATGTCCTTGATCCGGACAAGACCCTCTTTGATGAAATTGCGACTGCTTATCCCGATCTTAATAACACTAAGATAAGAAACACGCTTGCTGCATTTCTTTTCACCAACGATGATGTATTCAAACGTATCCGTGACTTAAGCGGTGGTGAGAAGGCACGCGTATCACTTGCCAAGCTTATGCTGTCAGAGGCTAACTTTCTTATTCTCGATGAGCCTACCAACCATCTTGACATGGTATCCAAGGAGATTCTTGAGAATGCGATTAACAGCTATACGGGTACTGTCTTTTATGTATCGCATGACAGATATTTTATCAATACAACCGCTACAAGAATACTCGAACTGACACACAGCACGATTCTTAACTACATAGGCAACTATGATTATTATGAGGAAAAGCATGATGCAGTCATGGCGCAGTATCTTGCTCTTAACCCACAGACTGCTGCTTCTTCAGGCACTGCTTCAGTTTCAGGTGCAGCCAGTGCCGGTTCCAGGGAGGAATGGAAAGCTGCCAAGCAGGACCAGAGCGCAAGGCGCAAACGCGAGCGTGAGATTGAAAAACTGGAGGCTTCAATTGAAGAATACGAAGCAAGGATTGCTTCCATTGATGAAGAATCTGCCGACCCTGAAGTATGTACCAACACCTCCAGACTTATTGAGCTTCATAACGAACGTACAAAACTCGACGATGAGCTTGCGCAAATGTACGAAAAATGGGAAAATCTGTCCTCTGAATAG
- a CDS encoding HU family DNA-binding protein produces MNKTELVAAMAEKAELSKKDAEAALKALTATIAEELTKGEKVQLVGFGTFEVSERAARTGKNPQTGKAIKIPASKAPKFKAGKALKDTVNSTKKKK; encoded by the coding sequence ATGAATAAGACTGAGTTAGTTGCTGCTATGGCAGAGAAGGCTGAGCTTTCAAAGAAGGATGCTGAGGCTGCTCTTAAGGCACTTACAGCTACAATCGCTGAGGAACTTACAAAGGGTGAGAAGGTTCAGTTAGTTGGCTTTGGTACATTTGAAGTATCTGAGAGAGCTGCCAGAACAGGTAAGAACCCACAGACAGGTAAGGCTATCAAGATTCCTGCATCTAAGGCTCCTAAGTTTAAGGCTGGTAAGGCTTTAAAGGATACTGTTAACAGCACAAAGAAGAAAAAGTAA
- a CDS encoding CYTH domain-containing protein, translating into MEIERKFLVSQIPGDIAQYKCRFIEQAYLCTNPVVRVRRDNDDYYLTYKSNGFVAREEYNLPLTQESYEHLLGKADGNIITKRRYEIPIEYDYYMPDEICRNNPDHAPFLTIELDIFEGKFAGTVLAEVEFASEEEAGAFIPPDWFLEDVSYSSEYHNSNMSMRTF; encoded by the coding sequence ATGGAAATAGAGCGCAAATTTCTCGTATCACAGATACCCGGCGACATAGCACAGTATAAGTGCAGATTTATTGAACAGGCATATCTTTGTACGAATCCTGTTGTCCGTGTACGCCGTGACAACGATGATTATTATCTCACATACAAATCCAACGGCTTTGTTGCCCGTGAAGAATATAACCTTCCGCTCACGCAGGAAAGCTATGAACATCTTCTTGGCAAGGCTGATGGCAACATAATCACCAAAAGAAGATACGAGATACCTATAGAATATGACTACTATATGCCTGATGAGATATGCAGGAACAATCCTGACCACGCACCTTTTCTTACGATAGAGCTTGATATATTTGAGGGGAAGTTCGCCGGAACGGTTCTTGCCGAAGTTGAATTCGCTTCAGAGGAAGAGGCCGGAGCTTTCATTCCTCCCGACTGGTTCCTGGAAGACGTGTCATACTCATCCGAATATCATAACAGTAATATGAGCATGCGCACATTCTGA
- a CDS encoding chloride channel protein has protein sequence MDITKIKKQFKILLASFEHSAKILLKWLVCSVIIGLLIGLIGSLFYWAISAATTFRTEHSYIHFLLPLSGLLIIGLYQLLHSLKNSGTNLVIKAIQSNEEVPLKVSFLIIVSTFITHLFGGSAGREGAALQIGGSFGNYIGKKLKFDERDTKILIMCGMSACFSALFGTPMAAAVFSMEVVSVGLMHYAALVPCVLASLIAAGVAGFFNITPTAFTIGSIPAMTLSGGIKTIILAALFAAASILFCVTLHKNEEIFAKLFKNQYIRILVSGCIVVLLNTLLGTTDYMGAGGGVIARSFTGSEAWYVFLLKIILTALTLSGGFKGGEIVPSLFIGATLGSFLSSIFGLPPALCAACGMVAVFCGVTNCPITSLLMAVEMFGTGAVHYCILAIAISYLLSGYYSLYSSQKIVYSKYEPRYINRNAKQ, from the coding sequence ATGGATATCACAAAGATAAAAAAACAGTTTAAAATACTTTTAGCAAGTTTTGAACATTCTGCCAAAATTCTTTTAAAATGGCTTGTGTGTTCAGTAATTATCGGTCTTTTAATCGGACTTATAGGCTCATTGTTCTATTGGGCAATATCAGCTGCTACAACATTCCGCACAGAGCATTCTTATATACATTTTCTGCTGCCGTTAAGCGGTCTTTTGATAATCGGCCTGTATCAGCTCCTGCATTCTCTTAAGAATTCAGGTACCAACCTTGTTATTAAAGCTATACAAAGCAACGAAGAAGTCCCTCTTAAGGTGTCATTCCTTATAATAGTATCGACTTTCATAACTCACCTTTTTGGCGGTTCTGCCGGCCGTGAAGGAGCTGCGCTCCAGATTGGCGGTTCATTCGGCAATTACATTGGCAAAAAGCTTAAGTTTGACGAGCGTGACACCAAGATTCTCATTATGTGCGGAATGAGCGCATGCTTCTCCGCACTGTTTGGCACTCCGATGGCGGCTGCCGTATTCTCAATGGAAGTTGTAAGTGTCGGACTTATGCACTATGCTGCTTTGGTTCCGTGCGTACTTGCCTCTTTAATTGCTGCAGGCGTTGCGGGATTTTTCAATATAACACCAACTGCATTTACAATAGGCAGTATTCCGGCAATGACACTGTCAGGCGGAATCAAAACAATTATTCTCGCTGCACTGTTTGCCGCAGCAAGCATACTGTTCTGCGTTACTCTTCATAAGAATGAAGAGATTTTTGCAAAACTGTTTAAAAATCAATATATCCGCATACTTGTAAGCGGCTGTATCGTTGTGCTTCTTAACACACTTCTCGGCACAACCGATTACATGGGTGCCGGCGGCGGCGTCATCGCACGAAGCTTCACAGGCAGTGAGGCATGGTATGTATTCCTTCTCAAAATTATATTAACCGCATTGACGCTGTCCGGAGGTTTCAAAGGCGGTGAGATTGTTCCATCACTCTTTATAGGAGCAACTCTCGGCAGCTTTTTATCATCAATATTCGGCCTTCCTCCGGCACTTTGTGCAGCATGCGGCATGGTCGCCGTCTTCTGCGGCGTTACGAACTGCCCTATTACATCTCTTCTCATGGCTGTTGAGATGTTTGGAACAGGGGCGGTACATTATTGCATACTTGCAATCGCAATAAGCTATCTTCTTTCCGGATACTACAGCCTTTACAGCAGCCAGAAGATTGTATACTCCAAGTATGAACCGCGCTACATCAATCGTAATGCAAAGCAATGA
- the dapB gene encoding 4-hydroxy-tetrahydrodipicolinate reductase translates to MTRIIMHGCNGKMGQMITNLLEGDENAQIVAGVDPFDDGHNKYPVFPSIDSCVVKADVIIDFTSAKAVDKLLEFSAKNQVPVVVCTTGLSDEQIERINETSKQVAVLKSANMSLGINTLFKLLAQAAKVFNPAGFDVEIVEKHHNQKLDAPSGTALALADSIKDVLPDGYYYKYDRSQERRKRDPKEIGISAVRGGTIVGEHEVIFAGEDEVIEFKHTAYSKAVFAKGAIEAAKFLAGKPAGMYDMSDVIG, encoded by the coding sequence ATGACAAGAATAATAATGCACGGCTGTAATGGCAAGATGGGACAGATGATTACCAATCTGCTGGAAGGTGATGAGAATGCACAGATAGTTGCGGGAGTTGATCCATTTGATGACGGGCACAACAAATATCCTGTATTTCCGTCAATAGACAGCTGCGTAGTCAAGGCAGATGTAATAATCGATTTTACTTCAGCCAAGGCAGTAGATAAGCTCCTTGAGTTCTCTGCTAAGAATCAGGTTCCGGTTGTAGTATGTACAACAGGATTAAGCGATGAGCAGATAGAGAGAATCAATGAGACATCAAAGCAGGTAGCAGTTCTTAAGTCTGCCAATATGTCACTTGGTATCAATACTCTGTTCAAGCTCCTTGCACAGGCGGCGAAGGTGTTCAATCCTGCCGGATTTGACGTCGAGATAGTAGAGAAGCATCATAACCAGAAGCTTGACGCACCGAGCGGAACAGCACTTGCTCTTGCAGATTCAATTAAGGATGTACTTCCTGATGGATATTATTATAAGTATGACAGAAGTCAGGAGCGCAGGAAGCGTGATCCTAAGGAGATAGGAATCAGTGCGGTAAGAGGCGGAACAATCGTTGGTGAGCACGAAGTGATATTTGCCGGAGAGGATGAGGTCATAGAATTCAAGCATACTGCCTACTCTAAGGCTGTATTTGCAAAGGGTGCTATTGAAGCTGCCAAGTTCCTGGCAGGTAAGCCGGCAGGCATGTATGACATGAGTGATGTAATAGGCTGA